A genomic stretch from Deinococcus metalli includes:
- a CDS encoding four-helix bundle copper-binding protein, whose protein sequence is MTHTNRPLPSSIPVVLPAVPDAQAACAAACLDLLAAGQACVDSCLTELAHYPQLAPCIQAVLDCADICAATGRMLARRTWADPSVRRALLEACVVACRACRAECAMHARNLNLDICAACADACARTAQACHALLGEQRA, encoded by the coding sequence ATGACCCATACGAACCGCCCGCTGCCGTCCTCCATTCCCGTGGTGTTGCCGGCCGTGCCGGACGCCCAGGCGGCCTGCGCGGCCGCGTGCCTCGACCTGCTGGCGGCAGGCCAGGCCTGCGTGGACAGCTGCCTGACCGAACTCGCCCACTACCCGCAGCTCGCGCCGTGCATCCAGGCGGTTCTGGACTGCGCCGACATCTGCGCGGCCACCGGCCGGATGCTGGCCCGCCGCACGTGGGCGGACCCCTCGGTGCGCCGCGCGCTGCTGGAGGCCTGTGTGGTCGCGTGCCGCGCGTGCCGGGCCGAGTGCGCGATGCATGCCCGCAACCTGAACCTCGACATATGTGCGGCGTGCGCGGACGCGTGTGCCCGCACCGCGCAGGCGTGCCACGCACTGTTGGGCGAGCAACGTGCGTGA
- a CDS encoding chemotaxis protein CheB, producing MMNVVVIGGSAGALEPLLQVVSALPADGQAAVLVALHQTPDAAGYVPALLARSGGYPAAHAQDGEPLLPGRVYVAPPDHHLIVGAGRVEVRRGPKENGSRPSIDVLFRSAALAYGPDVTAVLLSGELDDGTAGLWAVKVFGGHALVQHPDDAASPAMPLNAVRSVPVDRILPVGALAEAVRHAASAPLEASMPDVDPEVRRSLELDVRIAGGTPALEAGVLRMGEAVALTCPQCHGALVGITEGRHVRFRCHTGHAYSAETLHAELRDATEARLWEALRALDEQRILLDMQARTFAAAREPEREFACRAEEEELAAWTPDLRDLIRALTEAAARRAQR from the coding sequence ATGATGAACGTGGTCGTGATCGGCGGGTCGGCCGGGGCGCTGGAGCCGCTGCTCCAGGTCGTCTCGGCACTGCCGGCGGATGGCCAGGCCGCCGTGCTGGTGGCGCTGCACCAGACGCCGGACGCCGCCGGGTACGTGCCCGCGCTGCTCGCCCGCAGCGGCGGATATCCGGCCGCGCATGCCCAGGACGGCGAACCCCTGCTCCCGGGGCGCGTGTACGTGGCGCCGCCGGACCATCACCTGATCGTCGGCGCGGGGCGGGTCGAGGTGCGGCGCGGCCCGAAGGAGAACGGATCGCGGCCGAGCATCGACGTGCTGTTCCGGTCCGCAGCGCTCGCCTACGGCCCCGATGTCACGGCCGTGCTGCTGAGCGGGGAACTGGACGACGGCACCGCCGGCCTGTGGGCGGTCAAGGTCTTCGGCGGGCACGCGCTGGTGCAGCACCCGGACGACGCGGCCTCCCCCGCCATGCCGCTGAACGCCGTCCGGTCCGTTCCGGTCGACCGGATCCTGCCGGTCGGCGCGCTCGCGGAGGCGGTGCGGCATGCGGCCTCTGCGCCCCTGGAGGCCAGCATGCCCGATGTGGACCCGGAGGTGCGGCGGAGCCTGGAACTGGACGTGCGGATCGCGGGGGGCACGCCCGCGCTGGAGGCCGGCGTCCTGCGCATGGGCGAGGCCGTCGCCCTCACCTGCCCGCAGTGTCACGGCGCCCTGGTCGGCATCACGGAGGGACGCCACGTGCGTTTCCGCTGCCACACCGGGCACGCGTACTCGGCCGAGACCCTGCACGCCGAACTGCGCGACGCGACCGAGGCGCGGCTGTGGGAGGCCCTGCGCGCCCTGGACGAGCAGCGCATCCTGCTGGATATGCAGGCCCGCACCTTCGCCGCGGCGCGCGAGCCCGAGCGCGAGTTCGCGTGCCGCGCCGAGGAGGAGGAACTGGCCGCGTGGACGCCGGACCTGCGCGACCTCATCCGCGCGCTGACGGAGGCCGCCGCGCGCCGCGCCCAGCGCTGA
- a CDS encoding sensor histidine kinase: MDDPATPPTGPTLREEAERRLHQRTRLGGSGSSDALQHELDVHQIELQLQNEQLRETVLQLEQARDNYAALYEFAPVGYLSLDAQGLITDANRRAALLLGIDPARLRGRSMAQCLAPSSRGDFALMRARLPGSPETLLGELLIQRPQGPSFPARVEARARPGGVALLALIDISAERAAQDHLLKLTETLEESVNQRTARIRDLSQEFQTFALAVAEDLMAPMRRVPAFVHVLQQDAPELAAQHPEHFEHIARAVTRVEMLASALLSYTRASAMRLRLAPLDLNRVVLEVRKALHHAGHAVHVTTEPLPTVLADSTAMQLVFTELLENAAKFAAPGRPARVHISVEEQDTKYVLRFEDNGVGFNPRHSDRLFAPFRRLHPESAYPGAGMGLAIARRICARFEARLWGQGRVGDGATFWIAWPKQPTVLE, from the coding sequence ATGGATGACCCCGCCACCCCCCCGACCGGCCCCACCCTGCGTGAAGAGGCCGAGCGGCGCCTGCACCAGCGCACCCGGCTGGGTGGCAGCGGCTCCAGCGACGCCCTCCAGCACGAACTCGACGTGCACCAGATCGAGCTGCAACTCCAGAACGAGCAGCTGCGCGAGACCGTCTTGCAGCTCGAGCAGGCCCGCGACAACTACGCCGCTCTGTACGAGTTCGCGCCGGTCGGTTACCTCAGCCTGGACGCGCAGGGCCTGATCACCGACGCCAACCGCCGCGCCGCGCTGCTGCTGGGCATCGACCCGGCGCGGCTGCGTGGCCGGTCCATGGCCCAGTGCCTGGCGCCCAGTTCGCGCGGCGACTTCGCGCTGATGCGCGCCCGGCTGCCGGGCAGTCCAGAAACACTGCTGGGCGAACTGCTGATCCAGCGGCCCCAGGGACCGTCCTTTCCCGCGCGGGTGGAGGCGCGGGCGCGGCCCGGCGGCGTGGCGCTGCTCGCCCTGATCGATATCAGCGCGGAACGCGCCGCGCAGGACCACCTCCTCAAACTCACCGAGACCCTGGAGGAGAGCGTCAACCAGCGCACCGCGCGTATCCGCGACCTCAGCCAGGAATTCCAGACCTTCGCGCTGGCCGTGGCCGAGGACCTGATGGCCCCGATGCGGCGCGTGCCCGCCTTCGTGCACGTGCTCCAGCAGGACGCGCCGGAACTCGCCGCCCAGCACCCGGAGCATTTCGAGCACATCGCCCGCGCCGTGACACGCGTGGAGATGCTGGCCAGCGCGCTGCTGAGCTACACCCGCGCCAGCGCCATGCGCCTGCGGCTCGCCCCGCTGGACCTCAACCGCGTGGTGCTGGAGGTCCGCAAGGCCCTGCACCACGCCGGCCACGCCGTGCACGTCACCACCGAGCCGCTGCCCACGGTGCTGGCCGACAGCACGGCCATGCAGCTCGTGTTCACGGAACTGCTCGAGAACGCCGCCAAATTTGCCGCGCCCGGCCGCCCGGCCCGCGTGCACATCAGCGTCGAGGAGCAGGACACGAAGTACGTGCTGCGCTTCGAGGACAACGGCGTGGGCTTCAACCCGCGCCACAGCGACCGCCTGTTCGCGCCGTTCCGGCGCCTGCACCCCGAGTCCGCGTATCCGGGCGCCGGCATGGGCCTCGCCATCGCCCGGCGCATCTGCGCGCGGTTCGAGGCGCGGCTGTGGGGGCAGGGCCGGGTGGGGGACGGCGCGACCTTCTGGATCGCGTGGCCCAAACAGCCCACGGTCCTCGAATAA
- a CDS encoding CheR family methyltransferase translates to MSDESFPKADLPLAPRAVVAIGGSAGALDGFERFFLGLPPGGGMAYVVVSHLSPEGTSLMPDLLRRCTPLPVQTVEDGVEVQADQVYMIPSNRSLGILNGRLLLDDLEQARGHTIDLFLSALAADQGEHAVAVILSGMGNDGTEGAHEIKKRRGLLLVQSPDSADYPAMPQSAVETGLADGVWSPEELAPRLYQMVTHEPLLQLSRSAQDSPFLHKILLLVRTQTGLDFTRYKATTLLRRIDRRMKGLHLDSLATYHQYLQRHTDEVVALMEDFTINVTSFFRDPEAFESLRAQLRPTIASRDRDAPPLRAWVVGCSTGEEAYSLAILLRELQEGTAGPPAQVFATDIDQRAIDRARHGEYPLSIEQQLSPDLLRRYFTRQGDTYTVIPSLRESVVFAVHDTFNDPPFTRLDLLSCRNMMIYLNTDLQKEILSVFHYALLPGGLLFLGASETIGLQEERFRSVDARWKLYRRGDAPATAVGGLSVQTHDPMSRLASWAGRRPAARMNLSLHAQQALLNTFTPPAVVVTISGEVQYVSGRTGRHLELAPGLNNTNNVLDMTRDGLRYELAATLRRAAQEKREFTLRDDRQPSGGGGYVTTDIIVQPFSHPDVEGLLLVVFVDHQSAEAPVRSVEHFDEARALQREMQALRAALQANREQTLITDEEFRTTNEEYLTTIEELKSTNEELMTSKEELQSVNEELVSTNTSHQQTIFELAQANDDMTNLLDSAGIATLFLGSDLRIKRFTPGVTALINLIPSDIGRHISDINLKLRDAALDRLVREALLTLSPVELPLQSTDGHWFLTRISPYRTAQNHIEGAVVAFTNIDAIRALEEQVTRYRDYADALLERSPSPMLVFDDDLRIQAANRALYDLMGLVPDSAVGERLPDLGDRQLDQWRLRDGLDALVLADTPLRDLVLDFVTPERRVRKLKAEAWSIVTEHTPALHVLQLEDVTPLMDSVEQQGAEFTGQAGDVSDMNNA, encoded by the coding sequence ATGTCCGACGAATCTTTCCCTAAGGCCGATCTGCCGCTCGCTCCGCGCGCGGTGGTTGCCATCGGCGGCTCTGCCGGAGCGCTCGACGGCTTTGAACGCTTCTTCCTGGGCCTGCCCCCGGGGGGCGGCATGGCCTACGTGGTCGTGTCGCACCTGAGCCCCGAGGGCACCAGCCTGATGCCGGACCTGCTGCGCCGCTGCACGCCGCTGCCCGTGCAGACCGTCGAGGACGGCGTGGAGGTGCAGGCGGACCAAGTGTACATGATTCCCAGCAACCGCAGCCTGGGAATCCTGAACGGCCGCCTGCTGCTGGACGACCTGGAGCAGGCGCGCGGGCACACCATCGACCTGTTCCTCAGTGCCCTGGCCGCCGACCAGGGCGAGCACGCGGTCGCGGTGATTCTCTCGGGCATGGGCAACGACGGCACCGAGGGCGCGCACGAGATCAAGAAGCGCCGTGGCCTGCTGCTGGTGCAGTCGCCGGACAGCGCCGATTACCCGGCCATGCCGCAGAGCGCCGTGGAGACCGGACTGGCCGACGGCGTGTGGTCGCCCGAGGAACTCGCCCCGCGGCTGTACCAGATGGTCACGCACGAGCCGCTTCTGCAGCTCAGCCGCAGCGCGCAGGACAGTCCCTTCCTGCACAAGATCCTGCTGCTGGTCCGCACCCAGACGGGCCTGGACTTCACGCGCTACAAGGCGACCACGCTGCTGCGGCGCATCGACCGGCGCATGAAGGGCCTGCACCTCGACTCGCTCGCCACGTACCACCAGTACCTGCAGCGCCACACCGACGAGGTGGTCGCGTTGATGGAGGACTTCACCATCAACGTCACCAGCTTCTTCCGCGACCCCGAGGCCTTCGAGAGCCTGCGCGCGCAGCTTCGGCCCACCATCGCCAGCCGCGACCGCGACGCCCCGCCGCTGCGCGCGTGGGTGGTGGGCTGCTCGACCGGCGAGGAAGCGTACTCGCTGGCGATCCTGCTGCGCGAACTGCAGGAGGGCACGGCCGGCCCGCCCGCGCAGGTGTTCGCCACCGACATCGACCAGCGGGCCATCGACCGCGCCCGGCACGGCGAGTACCCGCTGTCCATCGAGCAGCAGCTCAGCCCGGATCTGCTGCGCCGCTACTTCACTCGGCAGGGCGACACGTACACCGTGATTCCCTCGCTGCGCGAGTCGGTGGTCTTCGCCGTGCACGACACCTTCAACGACCCGCCCTTCACGCGGCTGGACCTGCTGTCGTGCCGGAACATGATGATCTACCTGAACACGGACCTGCAAAAGGAAATCCTGTCCGTGTTCCACTACGCGCTGCTGCCCGGCGGCCTGCTGTTTCTCGGGGCGAGCGAGACGATCGGTCTGCAGGAGGAGCGCTTCCGCTCGGTGGACGCGCGCTGGAAGCTGTACCGCCGCGGCGACGCGCCCGCCACCGCAGTCGGCGGCCTGAGCGTGCAGACCCACGATCCCATGTCGCGCCTTGCGTCGTGGGCGGGTCGCCGGCCCGCGGCGCGCATGAACCTGTCGCTGCACGCGCAGCAGGCCCTGCTGAACACCTTCACGCCTCCGGCGGTCGTGGTGACGATCAGCGGTGAGGTCCAGTACGTGAGCGGCCGCACCGGGCGTCACCTGGAACTGGCGCCGGGCCTGAACAACACCAACAACGTGCTGGACATGACCCGCGACGGCCTGCGCTACGAGCTGGCCGCGACCCTGCGGCGGGCCGCGCAGGAAAAACGCGAGTTCACGCTGCGCGACGACCGCCAGCCCAGCGGCGGCGGGGGGTATGTCACCACCGATATCATCGTGCAGCCGTTCAGCCACCCGGACGTCGAGGGGCTGCTGCTGGTGGTGTTCGTGGACCACCAGTCGGCCGAGGCGCCGGTGCGGTCCGTGGAGCACTTCGACGAGGCGCGCGCCCTCCAGCGCGAGATGCAGGCGCTGCGCGCGGCGCTGCAGGCCAACCGGGAACAGACGCTGATCACCGACGAGGAATTCCGGACGACCAACGAGGAATACCTGACGACCATCGAGGAACTCAAGAGCACCAACGAGGAACTCATGACGTCCAAGGAGGAGCTGCAGTCGGTCAACGAGGAACTCGTCTCGACCAACACCAGCCACCAGCAGACGATCTTCGAGCTGGCGCAGGCGAACGACGACATGACCAACCTGCTGGACAGCGCTGGTATCGCCACGCTGTTCCTGGGCAGCGACCTGCGCATCAAGCGCTTCACGCCGGGCGTCACGGCGCTGATCAACCTGATTCCGTCCGACATCGGGCGGCACATCAGCGACATCAACCTCAAGCTGCGCGACGCCGCCCTGGACCGGCTGGTGCGCGAGGCGCTGCTGACCCTGTCGCCGGTCGAGCTGCCCCTGCAGTCCACCGACGGGCACTGGTTCCTGACGCGCATCAGCCCCTACCGCACGGCACAGAACCATATCGAGGGCGCGGTGGTGGCCTTCACGAACATCGACGCCATCCGCGCCCTGGAGGAGCAGGTCACCCGCTACCGCGACTACGCCGACGCCCTGCTGGAGCGCAGTCCATCCCCCATGCTGGTCTTCGACGACGACCTGCGAATCCAGGCGGCCAACCGCGCGCTGTACGACCTGATGGGGCTGGTGCCCGACAGCGCCGTGGGCGAGCGGCTGCCGGACCTGGGCGACCGGCAGCTCGACCAGTGGCGGCTGCGCGACGGCCTGGACGCCCTGGTGCTGGCCGACACGCCGCTCAGGGATCTGGTGCTGGACTTCGTGACGCCCGAACGCCGCGTGCGCAAGCTCAAGGCCGAGGCGTGGTCGATCGTGACCGAGCACACGCCTGCCCTGCACGTGCTCCAGCTGGAGGACGTGACACCGCTGATGGACTCGGTCGAGCAGCAGGGCGCCGAGTTCACCGGGCAGGCCGGCGACGTCAGCGACATGAACAACGCGTAA
- a CDS encoding phosphoribosyltransferase, which yields MTEGFRDRSDAGEQLAAHLRGRHGWPDTVVLGLPRGGVPVAAAVAHAIGVPLDVCVVRKLGSPGNEELAVGAVAPGGVRWLNHDLIRRLGVTAAALADTEARERQELRRRERVYRAGRPPLTLTGRTALLVDDGLATGATMRAAVLAARALGAARTVVAVPVAAPDVCGDLRALADEVVCVLTSPALRAVGQFYASFPQTTDAEVMDALREVAHA from the coding sequence ATGACGGAGGGATTCAGGGACCGCTCGGACGCCGGAGAGCAGCTCGCCGCGCACCTGCGCGGCCGGCACGGCTGGCCGGACACGGTGGTGCTGGGCCTGCCGCGCGGCGGGGTGCCGGTGGCCGCGGCGGTGGCCCACGCCATCGGGGTGCCGCTGGACGTGTGCGTGGTGCGCAAGCTCGGCAGCCCCGGGAACGAGGAACTCGCGGTGGGCGCCGTCGCTCCGGGAGGCGTGCGCTGGCTCAACCACGACCTGATCCGCCGCCTGGGCGTGACGGCCGCCGCATTGGCCGACACCGAGGCCCGCGAGCGCCAGGAGCTGCGGCGCCGGGAACGGGTCTACCGCGCCGGCCGGCCGCCGCTGACCCTGACGGGCCGCACGGCCCTGCTGGTGGACGACGGCCTGGCGACCGGCGCAACCATGCGGGCGGCCGTGCTCGCCGCGCGGGCGCTGGGGGCCGCCCGCACCGTGGTGGCAGTGCCCGTGGCGGCTCCGGACGTGTGTGGGGACCTGCGGGCGCTGGCGGACGAGGTGGTGTGCGTGCTCACCTCGCCGGCGCTGCGGGCGGTCGGGCAGTTCTACGCGTCGTTCCCGCAGACGACCGACGCGGAGGTCATGGACGCGCTGCGGGAGGTGGCCCATGCGTGA
- a CDS encoding erythromycin esterase family protein has protein sequence MRDLRAHARPVTGADDDLDALVDAIGPARFVLIGEPSHGTHEAYRERARLTRRLIERHGFTAVAVEADWPDAARVNRFVRGQGHDASARDALADFQRFPRWMWRNTEVEAFVTWLRGHNHARPEAAAGFYGLDLYSMHRSMKAVVDYLVDVDPEAARRARERYSCFELFGPDPQAYGYATGLGRVDPCEEQAVQQLLELQRHGAATEGGHPDGDEHFYAEQNARLARNAESYYRSMFRGRDESWNIRDMHMAESLGALDQHLSAQGTPARTVVWAHNSHLGDARGSAMGWQRGELNLGQLTRQMWPDHTFILGQTTAGGSVLAADTWDGPGHVKTVVPALRGSVEDHLRAVNLPAFWLDLRDPPVQDALGAELLQRFIGVIYRPQTERWSHYVETRPAEMYDAVLHHDTTRALTPLDSAGDDGHRDGEAPDTFPTGE, from the coding sequence ATGCGTGACCTGCGCGCCCACGCCCGCCCCGTCACGGGCGCAGATGACGATCTTGACGCGCTGGTGGACGCCATCGGGCCGGCACGGTTCGTGCTGATCGGGGAACCGTCGCACGGCACGCACGAGGCTTACCGCGAGCGCGCCCGCCTCACCCGGCGGCTGATCGAGCGCCACGGGTTCACGGCGGTGGCGGTGGAGGCCGACTGGCCCGACGCCGCCCGCGTAAACCGCTTCGTGCGCGGCCAGGGCCACGACGCGAGCGCGCGCGACGCCCTGGCGGACTTCCAGCGCTTCCCGCGGTGGATGTGGCGCAACACCGAGGTCGAGGCGTTCGTCACGTGGCTGCGTGGGCACAACCACGCCCGGCCGGAGGCGGCCGCGGGCTTCTACGGCCTGGACCTGTACAGCATGCACCGCAGCATGAAGGCCGTCGTGGACTACCTCGTGGACGTCGATCCGGAGGCCGCGCGGCGGGCACGCGAGCGCTACTCGTGCTTCGAGCTGTTCGGCCCGGACCCGCAGGCCTACGGATACGCGACCGGTCTGGGCCGCGTGGACCCGTGCGAGGAGCAGGCGGTGCAGCAGCTCCTGGAACTCCAGCGCCACGGCGCGGCCACGGAGGGCGGGCACCCGGACGGAGACGAGCACTTCTATGCCGAGCAGAACGCGCGGCTGGCCCGCAACGCGGAGTCGTACTACCGCTCGATGTTCCGGGGCCGCGACGAGTCGTGGAACATCCGCGACATGCACATGGCCGAGTCGCTGGGCGCGCTGGACCAGCACCTCAGCGCGCAGGGCACGCCCGCGAGGACCGTGGTGTGGGCGCACAACTCCCACCTGGGCGACGCGCGGGGCAGCGCGATGGGCTGGCAGCGCGGCGAGCTGAACCTGGGGCAGCTGACGCGGCAGATGTGGCCGGACCACACCTTCATCCTGGGCCAGACGACGGCGGGCGGCAGCGTGCTCGCCGCCGACACCTGGGACGGGCCGGGCCACGTGAAGACGGTGGTCCCGGCGCTGCGCGGGAGCGTGGAGGACCATCTCCGCGCCGTCAATCTGCCCGCGTTCTGGCTCGACCTGCGCGACCCCCCGGTGCAGGACGCGCTGGGCGCCGAGCTGCTCCAGCGCTTCATCGGCGTGATCTACCGCCCGCAGACCGAACGCTGGAGCCACTACGTGGAGACCCGGCCCGCCGAGATGTACGACGCGGTCCTGCACCACGACACCACGCGCGCCCTGACGCCGCTCGACAGCGCCGGCGACGACGGGCACCGCGACGGCGAAGCGCCCGACACCTTTCCCACCGGGGAATAA
- a CDS encoding hydroxypyruvate isomerase family protein — MTIEQSFAWWSFAQDHADPRTLLRAAADIGYTGVDLLDPALWPVAADVGLRLAAVGGHASLTQGLNDPAQHARIHGELLASVKLAEQHGIATLIVFSGNRPGAGPEGGLDATVDALGAVAPHAEAAGVTLVLELLNSRVDHPDYAADRTAWGVRVVEAVASPRVKLLYDVYHMQIMEGDVIRTIRANHPHIAHYHTAGNPGRHDLDDEQEIAYGAVFRAVQGTGFDGFIAHEFVPKGEPVAALRSAFELCQAAMG, encoded by the coding sequence ATGACCATCGAGCAGTCCTTCGCGTGGTGGAGTTTCGCCCAGGACCATGCCGATCCCCGTACGCTGCTGCGCGCGGCGGCGGACATCGGCTACACCGGCGTGGACCTGCTCGACCCGGCCCTGTGGCCCGTCGCGGCCGACGTGGGCCTGCGCCTCGCGGCAGTGGGCGGCCACGCGTCCCTCACGCAGGGGCTGAACGACCCTGCGCAGCACGCGCGCATCCACGGCGAACTCCTGGCGTCCGTGAAGCTGGCCGAGCAGCACGGCATCGCCACCCTGATCGTGTTCAGCGGCAACCGGCCCGGCGCCGGTCCGGAAGGAGGCCTGGATGCCACGGTGGACGCGCTGGGCGCCGTCGCCCCGCACGCGGAAGCGGCCGGCGTGACGCTGGTGCTGGAACTGCTCAACAGCCGCGTGGACCACCCGGACTACGCGGCCGACCGCACCGCGTGGGGCGTGCGGGTGGTGGAGGCAGTGGCGTCGCCGCGCGTGAAGCTGCTGTACGACGTGTACCACATGCAGATCATGGAGGGTGACGTGATCCGCACCATCCGGGCGAACCACCCGCACATCGCCCACTACCACACGGCTGGAAACCCTGGTCGGCACGACCTGGACGACGAGCAGGAGATCGCCTACGGCGCGGTGTTCCGGGCGGTGCAGGGGACCGGCTTTGACGGCTTCATCGCGCACGAGTTCGTTCCGAAGGGCGAGCCGGTCGCGGCCCTGCGGAGCGCCTTCGAGCTGTGCCAGGCCGCTATGGGGTGA
- a CDS encoding ABC transporter permease, producing the protein MAEVALTAPPRRTGVLARVLRHRTMLLGVILLAVVLLAALAGQVATPYDPNKMDFTVPFRPPSSAHLLGTDNFGRDILSRVLAGAWTSLRVALIAVSLAAAAGVTLGTLAGYYRGWLDEVIMRVMDIFMAFPALLLAIAVMAVLGRGVENAMIAIAVVYMPIFARITRGSILTVREEEYLVAAQALGQSDLRTMWRHILPNALGPIIVQTSLSLAFAVLAESSLSFFGLGTQPPASSWGLMLSEGRSYLLQAPWLGLFPGVAIMLTVLGFNLVGDGLRDLLDPRLRQLLR; encoded by the coding sequence ATGGCTGAGGTGGCCCTGACCGCTCCGCCCCGGCGCACCGGTGTCCTGGCCCGCGTGCTGCGCCACCGCACCATGCTGCTGGGCGTGATCCTGCTGGCGGTGGTGCTGCTGGCGGCCCTCGCCGGTCAGGTCGCCACGCCATACGATCCGAACAAGATGGACTTCACGGTGCCGTTCCGGCCGCCCAGCTCCGCGCACCTGCTGGGCACCGACAATTTCGGGCGGGACATCCTGTCGCGCGTGCTGGCCGGCGCGTGGACGTCCCTGCGGGTCGCGCTGATCGCCGTGAGCCTCGCGGCGGCGGCCGGGGTCACGCTGGGCACGCTGGCCGGGTACTACCGCGGCTGGCTGGACGAGGTGATCATGCGCGTCATGGACATCTTCATGGCGTTTCCGGCGCTGCTGCTGGCCATCGCCGTGATGGCCGTGCTGGGCCGCGGCGTGGAGAACGCGATGATCGCCATCGCGGTCGTGTACATGCCGATCTTCGCGCGCATCACACGCGGCAGCATCCTGACCGTGCGCGAGGAGGAGTACCTGGTGGCCGCGCAGGCGCTGGGGCAGAGCGACCTGCGGACGATGTGGCGGCACATCCTGCCCAATGCCCTGGGGCCGATCATCGTGCAGACCTCGCTGAGCCTGGCCTTCGCCGTGCTGGCCGAGTCCTCGCTGAGCTTCTTCGGCCTGGGCACGCAGCCCCCGGCGTCGAGCTGGGGCCTGATGCTCTCCGAGGGGCGCTCGTACCTGCTCCAGGCGCCGTGGCTGGGCCTGTTCCCCGGCGTGGCGATCATGCTGACGGTGCTCGGCTTCAATCTGGTCGGCGACGGCCTGCGCGACCTGCTCGACCCCAGGCTGCGGCAACTGCTGCGCTGA
- a CDS encoding ABC transporter permease: MFRRPAQRRVPLTVAYLVRRLGSVALVLLGVSVMTFLLVQFIPGDPARVVLGIQATDAAVAQLRERMGLDAPLYVQFGRWLGGVLHGDFGTSLVTGQAIGSIVQPRIWPTTALALSALLIGLVIAVPLGIAAALRPGGKRDLLAGLVSQLGVSLPDFWLGVMLIYLFSERLRWLPSSGYQSVQEGGVAGWAGHLLLPAVTAGVVSGAIMIRFVRGALLEVIRLDYVRTARAKGLAARVVMARHVLRNAAIPIVTIIGLQLATLISGVVTVEIVYAWPGLGRLALESTLNRDYSILQAAVLLTAVIYSVSSFLIDLLYGALDPRVRYG; the protein is encoded by the coding sequence GTGTTTCGCCGCCCCGCGCAAAGGAGGGTTCCCCTGACCGTCGCCTATCTCGTCCGCCGCCTGGGCAGCGTGGCCCTGGTGCTGCTCGGCGTCAGCGTCATGACGTTCTTGCTGGTGCAGTTCATTCCGGGCGATCCGGCCCGCGTGGTGCTGGGCATCCAGGCCACCGACGCGGCGGTCGCGCAGCTCCGCGAGCGCATGGGCCTGGACGCGCCGCTGTACGTGCAGTTCGGCCGCTGGCTGGGCGGCGTGCTGCACGGCGATTTCGGCACCAGCCTGGTGACCGGGCAGGCCATCGGCAGCATCGTGCAGCCGCGCATCTGGCCCACCACGGCGCTGGCCCTGAGCGCCCTGCTGATCGGCCTCGTGATCGCCGTGCCGCTGGGCATCGCCGCCGCGCTGCGGCCCGGCGGCAAACGCGACCTGCTGGCCGGGCTGGTCAGTCAGCTGGGCGTGTCCCTGCCGGACTTCTGGCTGGGCGTCATGCTGATCTACCTGTTCTCCGAGCGCCTGCGCTGGCTGCCCTCCAGCGGGTACCAGAGCGTGCAGGAGGGCGGCGTGGCCGGCTGGGCCGGGCACCTGCTGCTGCCCGCCGTGACGGCCGGCGTGGTCAGCGGCGCGATCATGATCCGCTTCGTGCGCGGCGCGCTGCTGGAGGTGATCCGCCTGGACTATGTGCGGACCGCCCGCGCCAAGGGGCTCGCGGCCCGCGTGGTGATGGCCCGGCACGTGCTGCGAAACGCCGCCATTCCCATCGTGACCATCATCGGGTTGCAGCTCGCCACGCTGATCAGCGGGGTCGTGACCGTCGAGATCGTGTACGCGTGGCCGGGCCTGGGCCGGCTGGCGCTGGAGTCCACCCTGAACCGCGACTACTCGATCCTGCAGGCGGCCGTGCTGCTGACCGCCGTGATCTACTCGGTGTCCAGCTTCCTGATCGACCTGCTGTACGGCGCGCTTGACCCCCGGGTGCGCTATGGCTGA